Proteins from a single region of Sphingobium sp. EM0848:
- a CDS encoding Tn3 family transposase — protein sequence MARRRLVSAEIWAGHYGAPLDEREIARHYTLTGDDLEIVGRRRGDATRLGYAMLLLYMRWPGRALEAGEVPPAPVLAYVAQQLGVAPEAFADYAHRDQTRREHLVEIRRSHGFRIFDRKAFHEVVAFSIPIAQTIVHPGQMAGVIVDELRRRQILLPSSSVLEAVLRRARQQAEQLTYEVLTNGLRPDTLQGLDDLLARRTGQAATWLSWLRNAPQSPAARNILRLIERLTHIRALDLDRARADMIPALTFDRLADEGSRITPQHLGELNALRRHATLAAQGIRLEESLTDATLTMFDKLLGSMSRRAENRTRDKALKTVRELQGHLRTLTGSCRILIEARTNGVDSLAQIEALDWQRFAVAVARAEVLGRPETVDRTAELIERHRTVKLFAGAFLNTFEFRGAGAVQGLLSALTIIAELYRTGKRRLPDRVPLRFVPSAWRPFVLRDGIVDRAAYELCALSQLRERLRAGDIWVSGSRQFRDFDSYLIPPATFDALREKGPLPLAIETDFDRHIEERRARLDTAIEQVTVLARQGELPQVRLDESGLIISPLKAATPPATEIARRAAYDRLPRVKITDLLLEVDAWTGFSECFIHRRSGREADDRNALLTVILADGINLGLTRMAETCRGASLRQLAHLHDWHISEAAYGEALGRLIDAHRAMPLAALWGDGTTSSSDGQQFHAGGRGAAIGDINARSGNEPGVAFYTHVSDRYDPFATRVIAATAGEAPYVLDGLLYQQTGLTIEEHYTDTGGASDHVFGLMPFFGYRFAPRLRDIKQRRLHLLPGQEAGPLLAGMTAEPIALGHVAAHWDELLRFATSIRTGTATASAMLRRLSAYPRQNGLALAMRELGRLERSIFMLDWLRDIDLRRRTQAGLNKGEARNALARALFFNQLGELRDRRFENQTYRASGLNLLVAAIILWNTRYLEVALADIGTPDEIARHVAPLGWEHISLTGDYSWNVEDRPDPDVLRPLRAISSLLAA from the coding sequence CCTGTGCTCGCCTATGTGGCGCAGCAACTCGGCGTCGCGCCCGAAGCCTTCGCGGACTATGCCCATCGGGACCAGACCCGTCGCGAACATCTCGTTGAAATCCGACGATCGCACGGGTTCAGGATTTTCGACCGCAAGGCTTTCCACGAAGTTGTCGCATTCTCGATCCCGATCGCACAGACCATCGTCCACCCCGGCCAGATGGCGGGGGTCATCGTTGACGAACTTCGGCGCCGGCAGATCCTCCTGCCTTCTTCATCGGTTCTCGAAGCGGTACTCCGGCGTGCTCGCCAGCAGGCCGAACAGCTTACCTATGAAGTGCTCACGAACGGCCTGCGGCCCGATACGCTGCAGGGGCTGGACGATCTGCTGGCCCGACGAACAGGGCAAGCCGCGACATGGCTATCCTGGCTGCGCAATGCACCACAGTCGCCGGCAGCGCGCAACATCCTACGCCTGATCGAACGGCTCACTCATATCCGCGCGCTGGATCTCGATCGCGCCCGTGCCGACATGATCCCGGCTTTGACTTTTGACAGGCTGGCGGACGAAGGCAGCCGGATCACACCCCAGCACCTTGGCGAACTCAATGCCCTGCGCCGCCATGCGACGCTGGCGGCGCAGGGCATCCGTCTTGAGGAAAGCCTGACCGATGCCACCCTGACGATGTTCGACAAGCTGTTGGGCAGCATGTCGCGTCGCGCCGAGAACCGGACCCGTGACAAAGCCCTCAAGACGGTGCGCGAGTTGCAAGGCCATCTCCGGACGCTCACAGGGTCTTGCCGCATTCTCATCGAAGCGCGCACCAACGGTGTGGACTCTCTGGCGCAGATCGAGGCGCTGGATTGGCAGCGCTTCGCCGTGGCGGTCGCGCGGGCCGAAGTACTCGGGCGACCGGAAACCGTCGATCGCACCGCTGAATTGATCGAGCGGCATCGCACGGTGAAGCTCTTTGCCGGTGCCTTTCTCAACACCTTCGAATTTCGCGGCGCCGGTGCGGTGCAGGGACTCCTGTCGGCGCTTACCATCATCGCGGAGCTATACCGGACCGGCAAACGGCGCTTGCCTGATCGCGTGCCGCTGCGCTTTGTGCCCTCCGCATGGCGGCCGTTCGTCCTGCGGGACGGCATCGTCGATCGCGCCGCCTATGAACTATGCGCCTTGTCCCAGCTACGGGAGCGGTTGCGAGCGGGAGACATATGGGTCTCGGGAAGCCGCCAGTTCCGCGATTTCGATAGCTACCTCATCCCGCCGGCCACCTTCGACGCGCTTCGCGAGAAGGGGCCGTTGCCGCTCGCCATCGAAACGGACTTCGATCGTCATATCGAGGAAAGGCGCGCCAGGCTCGACACGGCGATCGAACAGGTGACGGTCCTCGCCCGACAGGGCGAGCTGCCCCAGGTCAGGCTTGACGAAAGCGGCCTTATCATCTCGCCGCTGAAAGCGGCAACGCCACCCGCCACCGAGATTGCCCGTCGCGCTGCCTATGACCGACTGCCGCGCGTGAAGATCACCGATCTCCTGCTTGAGGTCGATGCCTGGACCGGGTTCAGCGAATGCTTCATCCATCGGCGTTCGGGCCGGGAGGCCGACGACCGCAATGCGCTGCTCACCGTCATCCTTGCCGATGGCATCAATCTCGGCCTCACACGCATGGCGGAAACCTGCCGAGGCGCAAGCCTGCGCCAGCTCGCCCATCTCCACGACTGGCACATCAGCGAGGCCGCCTATGGTGAAGCGCTGGGAAGGCTGATCGACGCCCATCGCGCCATGCCGCTCGCCGCGCTGTGGGGAGACGGCACCACCTCGTCGAGCGACGGACAGCAATTCCATGCCGGGGGCCGTGGCGCCGCAATCGGCGACATCAACGCGCGCAGCGGCAACGAACCGGGCGTTGCCTTCTACACCCATGTCTCGGATCGATATGACCCCTTCGCGACCCGGGTAATCGCGGCGACCGCCGGCGAAGCTCCCTATGTGCTGGATGGCTTGCTGTATCAGCAGACCGGCCTGACAATCGAGGAGCACTACACCGATACAGGCGGTGCATCGGACCATGTGTTCGGCCTTATGCCCTTCTTCGGCTACCGCTTCGCGCCGCGCCTGCGCGACATCAAGCAGCGTCGTTTGCACCTCCTTCCCGGCCAGGAAGCCGGCCCCTTGCTTGCCGGCATGACGGCCGAACCGATCGCATTGGGTCATGTCGCGGCGCATTGGGATGAACTGCTGCGGTTCGCCACATCGATACGCACCGGCACCGCCACCGCTTCGGCGATGCTTCGCCGCCTGTCCGCCTATCCGCGACAGAACGGACTGGCCCTCGCGATGCGCGAGCTGGGCCGCCTCGAACGCTCGATCTTCATGCTCGACTGGCTGCGCGACATTGATCTGCGCCGGCGTACCCAGGCGGGCCTCAACAAGGGCGAGGCCCGCAACGCGCTCGCACGCGCGCTCTTCTTCAACCAGCTCGGCGAATTGCGTGATCGGCGGTTCGAGAACCAGACCTATCGCGCCTCCGGCCTCAACCTGCTCGTCGCCGCCATCATCCTGTGGAACACCCGCTATCTCGAAGTGGCGCTGGCTGATATCGGCACGCCCGACGAAATCGCACGTCACGTCGCGCCATTGGGCTGGGAACATATCTCGCTCACCGGCGACTATAGCTGGAATGTTGAAGATCGGCCCGATCCGGATGTCCTGCGGCCACTGCGCGCCATCAGTTCGTTGCTCGCCGCGTAA
- a CDS encoding site-specific integrase yields the protein MSTETAREGPEIPVAPPEAVLPAVRAPADLAWTIVQMRAGERITVNEGLIAAYQAASSPHSIRALKSDVEAFDAWCRRNNRIALPATPETVADYLDARAGKGSRPASLSRYKASIAKIHQLLELKDPTPAPLVKLRLQTVRREKGAAQKQARPLRFKGPVRDVERDKARGLNIRALLESCGEDLPGLRDRALLSAAYDTGLRASELVAVAIEHIEEAIDPEARLLQILRHKGDQDGEGATAYLSPRTVAAIAAWTEAAGITTGPLFRRVQVRRYKARAAVRGRPIDSISGRETWDLRKTLSKPAVKARVEYDIGTVALHPGSIGPIFRSIIGRAFDRGALPDLTADDLARLLKGISAHSTRIGLNQDLFASGEDLAGIMDALRWKSPRMPLAYNRNLAAEQGAAGRLMAKIG from the coding sequence GTGAGCACCGAAACCGCCCGGGAAGGGCCAGAAATCCCCGTAGCGCCGCCTGAGGCTGTCCTGCCGGCCGTCAGGGCGCCGGCCGACCTTGCGTGGACGATCGTGCAGATGCGCGCCGGCGAGCGCATCACCGTCAACGAGGGCCTGATCGCCGCCTATCAGGCCGCTTCATCGCCCCATAGCATCCGTGCGCTCAAGTCCGACGTCGAGGCGTTCGATGCGTGGTGTAGGCGCAACAACCGGATCGCGCTGCCGGCCACGCCCGAGACCGTGGCCGATTATCTCGACGCGCGGGCCGGGAAGGGGAGCCGGCCGGCCTCGCTATCCCGCTACAAGGCGTCGATCGCCAAGATCCACCAGCTGCTCGAGCTCAAGGATCCGACGCCGGCGCCGCTGGTGAAGCTGCGGCTCCAGACGGTGCGCCGCGAGAAGGGGGCTGCGCAGAAGCAGGCGCGGCCGCTGCGGTTCAAGGGCCCGGTGCGCGACGTCGAGCGCGACAAGGCGCGGGGGCTCAACATCCGCGCGCTGCTCGAGAGTTGTGGCGAGGATCTGCCGGGGCTGCGTGATCGGGCGCTGCTATCGGCCGCTTATGACACCGGGCTGCGCGCCTCCGAACTGGTGGCGGTCGCCATTGAGCATATTGAGGAGGCGATCGATCCCGAAGCGCGGCTGCTGCAGATTCTGCGTCATAAGGGCGATCAAGACGGGGAGGGGGCGACCGCCTACCTCAGCCCGCGCACCGTCGCGGCGATCGCGGCGTGGACCGAAGCGGCGGGGATCACGACAGGGCCGCTGTTCCGGCGGGTGCAGGTGCGGCGCTACAAGGCGCGGGCAGCCGTGCGCGGTCGGCCGATCGACAGCATCTCGGGCCGGGAGACGTGGGATCTGCGCAAGACGCTGTCCAAGCCGGCGGTGAAGGCGCGCGTCGAATATGACATCGGCACCGTGGCGCTGCACCCGGGCTCGATCGGACCAATCTTTCGGTCGATCATCGGCCGCGCGTTCGACCGTGGCGCGCTGCCCGATTTGACGGCGGACGATCTGGCGCGGTTGCTGAAGGGGATCAGTGCGCACTCGACGCGGATCGGGCTCAATCAGGACCTGTTCGCCAGCGGGGAGGATTTGGCCGGCATCATGGACGCGCTGCGGTGGAAGTCGCCGCGGATGCCGCTCGCTTATAATCGCAATCTCGCGGCAGAGCAGGGGGCGGCGGGGCGCCTTATGGCGAAGATTGGCTAG
- a CDS encoding ParB/RepB/Spo0J family partition protein yields MTKGNKGFGSMFTEGLDNEAELDNASPSEGIMASRSQTLARIASGKTVTDRTEWVDPARCRPWRMHNRDLDHLSEESCRDLIDSFLAAKRQRIPAIVRRLKDDPDYDYEIIAGVRRWWTVQWLREHHHPEFDYLVTIQTVTDEEAFRVSDVENRSRKDISDWERAKEYARALSEFYENSQSQMAEHLNLSRSWLSRLLDVARLPEEIVAAFSDTHDITVRVARDIKPLTSEPKTLKRMRDEAERIEAERRNGGSSLTGPEVAKRLVRATVEAKKKETGEREITGKGGKTILRYASARGGGITIKIVPRTGATKAELMKAIEELLPAS; encoded by the coding sequence ATGACAAAAGGAAATAAGGGCTTCGGCTCGATGTTCACCGAAGGCCTGGATAATGAGGCCGAGCTTGACAATGCGAGCCCCTCGGAAGGGATCATGGCGAGCCGAAGCCAGACCCTGGCGCGGATAGCGAGCGGCAAGACGGTTACCGATCGAACGGAGTGGGTGGACCCGGCTCGTTGCCGTCCCTGGCGGATGCACAATCGCGACCTGGACCATTTGTCCGAAGAGAGCTGTCGCGATCTGATCGACTCCTTTCTCGCGGCGAAGCGGCAGCGCATCCCGGCGATCGTGCGTCGTCTGAAGGACGATCCTGACTACGATTATGAGATCATCGCTGGCGTTCGCCGGTGGTGGACCGTCCAGTGGCTCCGCGAACATCATCATCCAGAATTTGATTATCTCGTCACGATCCAGACCGTCACGGATGAAGAGGCATTCCGGGTTTCGGACGTTGAAAATCGGTCGCGAAAGGACATTTCAGACTGGGAGCGTGCAAAGGAATATGCGCGAGCGCTGTCGGAGTTTTACGAGAACTCCCAGTCCCAGATGGCGGAGCATCTCAACCTCTCGCGGTCATGGCTGAGCCGCCTGCTGGATGTTGCGAGGCTTCCTGAGGAGATCGTGGCGGCATTTTCGGACACCCACGACATTACCGTTCGAGTGGCGCGCGATATCAAACCGCTGACCAGCGAACCGAAAACTCTGAAGCGAATGCGAGACGAGGCCGAGCGCATCGAGGCCGAGCGTAGGAATGGTGGTTCCAGTCTGACCGGACCCGAGGTGGCGAAGCGACTTGTTCGTGCGACCGTTGAGGCAAAGAAGAAGGAGACTGGCGAGCGAGAGATCACGGGCAAAGGCGGAAAGACGATTCTGCGCTATGCCAGTGCCAGAGGTGGGGGGATCACGATCAAGATCGTGCCCCGGACCGGCGCCACGAAGGCCGAGCTCATGAAAGCGATCGAAGAACTGTTGCCGGCGAGCTGA
- a CDS encoding AAA family ATPase, which produces MATDPTNVPADDLLEGGLDVLHRKALTILKRIRDSAVDPETGQKRAPTFPISKAASLVGRTASAIREAERDGRLPERGRTASGHRVQYTLEELDHMREVFGTRPWRSPEDPPAILSVCNFKGGVGKSTIALHLAQHFAINGYRVLFIDCDSQASSTMMFGYRPDVDLEEDDTLYGHFHNPELLGVRKIIRKTHFHGLDLIPANLRLYNLEYEIAGYLARNQNLNIIDLIAEAIDSVVEDYDVVIMDPPPALGMVSMAVLQAANAMVIPVPPSLVDFASTVSFIDMAKTTMKQLEQLAGRGRPAYNFIRLVGSRVDDSKSMHREILSMMRSVFGGSMSSSVMVTSAEIDNASSRMKTVFELEKPVTSHEVYNRCMRHLNEVCRDIEEDVLRTWPSRAGGQL; this is translated from the coding sequence ATGGCCACTGATCCCACAAATGTCCCCGCCGATGACCTTCTGGAAGGTGGCCTGGATGTGCTTCACCGTAAAGCGCTCACGATCCTCAAGCGGATCCGCGACAGCGCGGTCGATCCAGAGACAGGGCAGAAGCGAGCCCCCACCTTCCCTATCTCCAAGGCTGCATCACTTGTCGGACGCACCGCGTCGGCGATCCGAGAAGCTGAACGCGACGGGCGTTTGCCGGAGCGTGGGCGGACGGCTTCCGGTCATCGCGTCCAATATACGCTCGAAGAACTCGATCATATGCGTGAGGTGTTCGGAACGCGTCCGTGGCGCAGCCCGGAAGATCCACCCGCCATTCTCTCGGTCTGCAATTTCAAGGGCGGTGTCGGCAAGTCCACGATCGCGCTGCACCTGGCTCAGCACTTCGCGATCAACGGCTATCGTGTGCTGTTTATCGACTGCGACAGCCAAGCTTCATCGACAATGATGTTCGGCTACCGACCAGACGTCGATCTGGAGGAGGACGACACGCTCTATGGGCATTTCCATAACCCGGAATTGCTGGGTGTGCGAAAGATCATTCGGAAGACCCACTTCCATGGGCTCGATCTGATCCCTGCGAATTTGCGGCTCTACAATCTCGAATACGAGATCGCCGGCTACCTCGCGCGCAATCAGAACCTGAACATCATCGACCTGATCGCCGAGGCCATCGACTCGGTGGTAGAAGATTACGATGTGGTGATCATGGATCCGCCTCCAGCACTCGGCATGGTCTCCATGGCGGTCCTTCAAGCAGCCAATGCGATGGTGATCCCCGTGCCGCCAAGCCTGGTCGACTTCGCATCGACGGTGTCGTTTATCGACATGGCGAAGACCACGATGAAGCAGCTCGAGCAGCTCGCGGGGAGGGGGCGCCCGGCTTACAATTTCATCCGTCTCGTCGGCAGCCGGGTCGACGACAGCAAGTCGATGCATCGTGAGATACTTTCGATGATGCGGAGCGTTTTCGGAGGCTCAATGTCTTCTTCGGTGATGGTCACCAGTGCGGAGATCGACAATGCCAGCTCGCGGATGAAGACGGTCTTTGAACTGGAAAAGCCCGTCACTTCGCACGAGGTTTACAACCGGTGCATGAGGCATCTGAATGAGGTTTGCCGAGACATCGAAGAAGACGTTTTGCGGACCTGGCCGAGCCGGGCAGGGGGGCAGCTTTGA
- a CDS encoding replication protein RepA yields MNGDQHRPIGHQYALAMIDGGAENVRKLASTAGTQLTLDAFLRVHDEEPVPAFLHSALCAMSLPTKRPKDDTLPIIREDGKYALAINPRPVLQNIDGKSVMRSLGVPYGAYPRVALIYLLSQAVMKRSRDVYLGRNFTEWMRRLGYQTVSYGPRGTANLMREQVDRLLACEWQIRWDGTETDDNAFAVRDVKISNEYAGSLDKNGTFAREIRMSEVFYSHLIEHAVPLNEVAIRELKGTPTALDLYTYLAYRLPRIGSDKGQIISWDQLAKHLGNEADSKRFRQTVRETMQLVSAVYPNANVDLSGRKVVLHPSPAPMERKLVGPHLRLVGAPGVETAPRSSVRTVPQATKPAAKSDEPLHAFPPGTLSYGDREQAFRSVGLTKGHPWSVDDMANAFRKGFADIKRPRTDTEWMRLWEAFVIKYADRRKNRPDD; encoded by the coding sequence ATGAACGGAGATCAGCATAGGCCGATTGGGCACCAATATGCACTCGCCATGATCGATGGCGGTGCAGAGAATGTCCGGAAGCTTGCCTCCACTGCCGGAACCCAATTGACGCTCGACGCCTTCCTGCGAGTCCACGACGAAGAGCCTGTCCCGGCATTTCTCCATTCCGCGCTTTGCGCCATGTCGCTCCCGACCAAGCGCCCGAAGGACGACACGCTCCCGATTATCCGGGAAGACGGCAAGTACGCGCTGGCAATCAACCCTCGGCCGGTTCTTCAAAATATCGATGGCAAGTCGGTCATGAGAAGCCTGGGTGTTCCATATGGGGCCTATCCCAGGGTTGCGCTCATCTATCTGCTTTCACAGGCGGTAATGAAGCGTTCGCGCGACGTCTATCTCGGCCGCAACTTCACGGAATGGATGCGGCGGCTTGGCTATCAAACGGTGTCCTATGGCCCCCGTGGCACCGCAAATCTGATGCGCGAACAGGTCGACCGCTTGCTGGCGTGCGAGTGGCAGATTCGCTGGGATGGCACCGAAACGGACGACAACGCCTTTGCGGTCCGCGATGTGAAGATCTCAAATGAATATGCTGGTTCACTCGACAAGAACGGCACCTTCGCGCGGGAAATCCGTATGTCGGAGGTCTTCTACAGTCACCTTATCGAGCACGCTGTCCCATTAAACGAAGTAGCGATCCGGGAGCTTAAAGGGACGCCAACGGCGCTCGATCTCTATACCTATCTTGCCTATCGCCTCCCACGGATCGGCTCCGACAAGGGGCAGATCATTTCTTGGGATCAACTGGCAAAGCACCTCGGCAACGAGGCTGACAGCAAGCGCTTTCGTCAAACGGTGCGGGAGACGATGCAGCTCGTCTCGGCGGTTTATCCCAACGCGAACGTCGATCTCTCCGGCAGGAAGGTGGTCCTTCATCCGTCTCCAGCGCCGATGGAGCGTAAATTGGTCGGACCCCATTTGCGACTTGTTGGGGCGCCAGGCGTCGAAACGGCACCGAGATCATCGGTTCGCACCGTTCCGCAGGCAACGAAACCCGCAGCGAAATCAGACGAACCGCTTCACGCATTCCCGCCGGGAACGCTTTCCTATGGCGACCGCGAACAGGCGTTTCGGAGTGTCGGTCTCACTAAGGGCCATCCTTGGTCAGTCGACGATATGGCCAACGCATTCCGCAAGGGATTCGCCGATATCAAGAGGCCCCGGACCGACACCGAATGGATGCGGCTCTGGGAGGCCTTCGTGATCAAATATGCGGATCGGCGGAAGAACCGGCCTGACGATTGA
- a CDS encoding toprim domain-containing protein produces the protein MPLTAKRPTQELVDLVGALGGTWTGYRAMARCPAHGDNDPSLSIRQGDRGILVTCFAGCARDDVLRELRRVRTGQHYAIPEQDRPQGSANVSRIWEQAVGVKGTLAERYLERRNLLPAPADVRFHSRCPYLPKPKTVYRPALLIAVREIRQLVAIQRNFLDPATAKCLRKVMLGVPGTGAWRGRAGGETLAIAEGFETAGAYTRIKDIPCWASLGARRLDQLVIPPGITTLLIAEDNDPEGRRGAASAEAKYARPGLIIRRDPPPPAFKDWAKFLDAHCRT, from the coding sequence ATGCCACTCACGGCCAAACGACCGACCCAGGAACTTGTTGACCTCGTAGGCGCTCTTGGCGGCACCTGGACCGGCTACAGGGCTATGGCCCGTTGCCCGGCACATGGCGACAACGATCCAAGTCTTTCGATCCGCCAAGGTGACCGCGGCATTCTGGTGACGTGCTTCGCGGGTTGCGCACGCGATGATGTTCTGCGGGAATTGCGTCGGGTTCGAACCGGCCAACATTATGCAATACCGGAACAGGATCGACCGCAAGGCAGCGCCAATGTCTCGCGCATCTGGGAGCAGGCCGTTGGCGTCAAAGGGACGCTGGCCGAGCGCTATCTTGAGCGACGCAACTTGTTGCCAGCGCCTGCCGACGTGCGCTTCCATTCGCGCTGCCCATACCTCCCGAAGCCGAAAACCGTTTATCGACCGGCTTTGCTGATTGCTGTTCGCGAGATCCGGCAGCTCGTCGCGATCCAGCGCAACTTTCTCGACCCTGCGACAGCGAAGTGCCTCCGAAAAGTCATGCTCGGCGTGCCTGGGACAGGCGCATGGCGGGGCCGGGCAGGGGGCGAGACGCTGGCGATCGCCGAAGGTTTCGAGACTGCCGGCGCCTACACCCGCATCAAGGACATCCCCTGCTGGGCCTCACTTGGCGCCAGGCGGCTCGATCAACTGGTCATTCCACCCGGCATTACGACCCTGCTGATCGCAGAGGACAATGATCCAGAAGGGCGTCGCGGCGCGGCGTCCGCCGAAGCGAAATATGCCCGTCCCGGGCTCATCATCCGCCGCGACCCGCCGCCGCCGGCTTTCAAGGATTGGGCAAAGTTCCTCGACGCGCACTGCCGGACCTGA